Genomic segment of Paenibacillaceae bacterium GAS479:
AGCTGTGCCGATGTCATTTTCATGACTTACGGAACAGCCCTTATTGGATCAATTACTGCGGATCTTTCGGCAGCTGTGACGCTCCGCCGCGCCGCTTCTCCAGCGACTCCTGCCGCGCCAATATAACGTCGCTGCGATCGCGCACCCGGTGACGGTGCACGAGCGATTCATCCCGGACAGACGGGTCGCACCAGGTTGCGCCGCCAATCAATCGGCATTGCTCCTGCGCTGCCGCGAGCAGCTCCGGATCGAGAATCGGCAGCGTCCAGCTCTCGTATGGGAGCGACTCGCCCGCCTCCAGGCGACCTGCCGCCTCATCCAGCTGCTGCAGCAGCGCTATGCCGTCCAGACCAGCACGGTCCAAATTGGCCGCTGACAGGCGCTGCCAAGCGGAGCGGAGCATTTTGCGCGCTCCTTCACGGTTGCCGCGGCGCAGATGGTACTGGCCGACGGCAATCTGGATCAGGCCGTGCCAGAGACCAGCATCAGCGTCGTCGGGATGCTCTTTCCAATACTCTTCCAACAGCTCATGGCATTCAAAATAATCGCGTGTTCCATGGAATTCAGCCAGGAAACGGATATAAGCTTCGGGGTAGGCATGAATCGTAAGCATGGCATTTCCTCTCTTCGCTATAGAAAGTCCCCATAACGGACATATTAAAAAGTATTAAAAAGTATTAAAAAGTATTAAAAATAATTGAAACCTGCCTAACATAATAGACGTATGAGCACCAGAACGCAATATTGATCTAAATTCCACTACGGAGGGGACAAAGTTACAATGAAAAAAGGATTTATCCTCATGCTTGCTTTCACCATCATTCTTGCCTTCACGGGAGTGGGCAACGCAGACGCGAAGCGGGGCGGAAAGAAATCATCCCCACGCCAGGGTTACACTCAAGAGCAAAAAAAATCGACTGACAACGTTAAGCGCAGCGACTCAACTAAAAATAATGGAGCTTCCGCTTCAACGAAAAAGCCTGGATTTTTCTCCGGCGGCGGCCTGATGAAAGGTCTGATGATCGGCGGCCTCGCTGGTCTGATGTTCGGCAGCTTGTTCGGCGGCATGGGCTTCATGGGTGAGATTCTCGGCCTGATGGTTAACCTTCTTGGAATTTTTGCCTTGATCTTGCTGGTGCGTGCACTCTTTGTTTACATTAAGAGCCGACGCAAGCCTGAGCCAGATCAGCGCAGACCTTACTAATCTGCCATGAGATTGTCGATGGATCAGATTATCAATGCCGTTTGCGTCAGTGAAGCTTCGCGGCGGGGCCTCCAGCCTTCGCAAGTCGAAGTGCAGCTAAGCTGGGAAGAAGATTACGGCTTCACAGCAGAGGTTTGGATCGGTGAGCGGTCCCATTATCTCGTGGAAGCTAATCTCAAGGAAGCGATCGAGCAATATGTTTACAAAGAGTACGGCCAAAGAATCTTTCGTTCTCAGATTACGCTTGATGTGGACGAAGAGTTCTGGGCTGATATTGCAGATTAACATTCCGCAGCAGACTATTTTTTATAAAATTAGGCCGGGCGCCATTGCGCTCGGCCTTTTTTTCGTTTAATGCTCAGCCCGCCTCGTCTACCGCCGCCGAAAAGCAAGCGTGGCGTTGATTCCGCCAAAGCCGTACGAATTGGAAAGCGCCGCGTTCAGTTTGGCGTCCCTCCCTGTGCCAGTGACCAGATCAAGCTCCGCCGCCTCGTCGGGATCTTGCAAATTCGCGGTCGGCGGCAGCCAGCCGCGCGACAAGGCAAGAGCGGTAATCGCCGCTTCAATCGCACCTGACGCTCCAAGCGGATGGCCGTATAATCCTTTTGTGCCGCTAACGGCGACAGGACGGTTGCCAAACACGCTGCGGATGACCCGCGATTCCGTCACATCGTTGAGCGGCGTCGAGGAGCCATGCGCATTCACATAACCGACCTCCTCCTGCAGCATATCCGCATCGCTCAAGGCGAGCCGCATCGCCCGCTGCGCTTGAGTACCGCAAGGCAATGGCGCGCTCATATGATGCGCGTCATTGCTCGCGCCAAAACCACTCAGCTCGGCAAGAATGCGCGCGCCTCTCGCTTTGGCATGGCCCTCCTCCTCGATGACGAGTACCGCCGCCCCCTCGCCCATCACAAAGCCGTCACGGCTGCGGTCGAACGGCCGACTTGCCGAGCCCGGCTCCTCGTTGCGTGTTGACATGGCGCGCAGCAGATCGAAGGCTCCGAACGACAGCGGCGACAAAGGCGCCTCCGAGCCGCCGGCCAGCATCGTGTCCGCTTCGCCACGACGGATCGCCTGCAGCGCCCGTCCGATCGCCACCGCTCCAGAAGCGCAGCTCATCGAATTCGTCTCGTTCGGCCCAGTAAAGCCGAACTCCATCGCCATATTGCAAGAAGAAGCGCCGCCAAACACGGAAAAACCGAGTGTTGGCGATACGCTGCGGTAGCCTCCGTTCATGAATTGGCTGCATTGCTCCTCGGCATAAGCGATGCCGCCAAGCGCACTGCCCATGAACACGCCAGTCCGGTCGCCGTCCAGCTGTGACGGATCAAGGCCGGCGTGTTGCAGCGCGAGCCGTCCTGAGGCGAGGGCGAGTTGAGAGTAGCGGTCGGTGCGATGCGCCCGCTTGCGGTCCATATAATGTCCCGGATCAAAGTCGCGTACTTGAGCGGCGATCCGACTTTTTAGACCCTCTGGCACGAATCGGTCAATGGGTCCAACCGCGCTCTCGCCGCGGCGCAGCCCTTCCCATAACCCTTCAACACCTGTGCCGATCGG
This window contains:
- a CDS encoding 3-oxoacyl-[acyl-carrier-protein] synthase II, producing the protein MKERKAVITGIGCVTPIGTGVEGLWEGLRRGESAVGPIDRFVPEGLKSRIAAQVRDFDPGHYMDRKRAHRTDRYSQLALASGRLALQHAGLDPSQLDGDRTGVFMGSALGGIAYAEEQCSQFMNGGYRSVSPTLGFSVFGGASSCNMAMEFGFTGPNETNSMSCASGAVAIGRALQAIRRGEADTMLAGGSEAPLSPLSFGAFDLLRAMSTRNEEPGSASRPFDRSRDGFVMGEGAAVLVIEEEGHAKARGARILAELSGFGASNDAHHMSAPLPCGTQAQRAMRLALSDADMLQEEVGYVNAHGSSTPLNDVTESRVIRSVFGNRPVAVSGTKGLYGHPLGASGAIEAAITALALSRGWLPPTANLQDPDEAAELDLVTGTGRDAKLNAALSNSYGFGGINATLAFRRR